The nucleotide sequence TGTAGTTGTGTTATTAATAGTGGCATTCgaggaatgatattttttttagtgtgctgCTCATTTCTTACTTCGTTATTAGATATAGTTTTTGTATTTGTATAAACATGTTGTTTGCTGAAAATTATTGTGAGTCTAATGTTgtgaattaaaattgaagaattttgtttttatttcaggtTCGTGTAGATCTCatctcattgaaaaatttaatcgcGCAGtttgttttacatttttgtaatttttgaccgATAATTTTTTATAGGGTAGAGAACTATTAGTTGATGAATTATGAATTTGGAAAAGTGGTTTACCTTCAttgcattattttcattttttcgtaaatcatattttttcaaaccttaacCAACAGTCATTTTGCTATCTGGTCACACTGCATCGGAATACACATTCTATTCTGTAATTGGTTCAAGTTCCTATGACGTCATAAGTCTCAGTTTACGtttagttggaattttttatctGTGGGTAAACTAAGATGAAACCAAGAGGAGAGGGGAGAggagtaataatttttgaaagttcttcaTCTTCTTCAAGTTCTTGTACAGATTCTTCatagttattgaaaaattactgtacGGCTACGGATTTGTTTCAATTAGAACTATGGCCAGTGAATGAGTAACAATTCGTAATGAATCTAAACGCAGCATGTAAAATTAATCTTGATATGAATCGTTTTTTATTGATCACTTTCCATTCAAGAAGATTTCATGGAGATGAATCGAAGCATCTCATACGTGTTTGGAGAAATTAGATTGTTGGTGAGTTTTTTGCATatagtaggtatgtaatgtaaGAACCATCATACTTGTTATTAAGACCTACGAATTATTTCCTGTAGTTTCGCGGAGCATAGCATAATTTTATGCACAGATCGAGTCACAACATGTGGCACGAAGCTAGGAAGCAGGAGAAGAAAATCAGATGTATGCTAGTCGATTATCAACGAAGGGCTCAAAGAAGAAAGGATTATTATGATAAAATTGTAAGTTTTGTTAATTAAATCAATGTGTTTCTGCTCGAAGTTTCACACCATTTTTTTCCTACGTCAGAAAGCAGATCCGACGCAGTTTTTACAGTTACATGGCCGACCTTGCAAAATACATTTGGATCCTGCGGTATGCATCGCCGCTAACAGTTCAGTTACCATGTGAGTAGATCTATGTGCTGTAAAACATAGTCTTGGTTAACATTTTAACGTATAACGTGAATATTTATTTCTTAGGATGCCTTGGCAAGGCAACACGGACGTAATGATAGACAGATTCGACGTCCGAGCGCATTTAGATATGATACCGGAAGTACAACCGTCTACTGGGATACACGATGATTTATCTTACGAAGAAAGACAAATAAATTACGAACGTTATCGAATCTTAGttcagaatgattttttcagcagtgcgtttttttgttttttgatactaCATTAATTTATCATTATGAACATgtccttttgaatttttattgttttagtACCCGAGGGAAAATTCCTGAATCAGATCAATTTGGAAGAGAAATTTGGCCCCGTACTTAAGAACGCGGAGCAAGAGCCGTCTAAAAAAAGACCTTCCGTTGCCATCGGGTATAATTACGATGATGATAGCGCTAATAATAGTCCATTGGTTAGGGTAGAGGAACCGAAAAAGGATTCAAGTACTTTGAATTCCGATGAAGAGAAAGACGAAGATTCAGAGAGTGATATTGATTTAGGTATGTCATTTTTAAGCTTGAATctcattttattgaatttcaatttgaatggtTTTCTTGATATATGTGTTTTTGTTCAGATTTAACTGTCGATGTCAGTAAAATTGAAACGCAACAGGCTAATGAGCTGAATACGTGCGCCCATTCTTACGGAATGATCACCAATGATTTCTTCAGTTTTCTTAATAATGATCTCGAAGAAGCTGAGAATATGAGGATGGTTAAAgaacaagaagaagaaaaggCCATGTTTTCGGTAATTCGTCATTTTATAATCTGAATGATTTTTCTGGTGTCAGAGCATTTATTTATGTGTAATTTCAGGGTAGGAAATCTCGTAAAGAACGAAGAGCATTCAGAGAAAGAACTTTAGTTGGCAGAAAATTGAGTCCACCAAGGtaataaaatttctatttgTTTTCTCTCTTTGTATTCTCACCACCATATGCAATGTTTTGATTTTATCGTAACCTTTTAAATTCCGCAGTTACGCGTGGAGGAAAAGTCCTTCTTATGAAGACTACAAAGCATTAATGTCTTCCAACCGCTCACGATCAAAATCCGCATCTCCGCAGAATTCAGGCAAGATTACTTATATCACTAGTTTCGGTGGAGATGAACCTGCTGCTACTGGTTCAAATTTAGAGTAAGAATATCTTGtatgaattgtaaattttcggGGAACAATAAGTATTCTTAGAATCATCTGTCTTGTTTCAGAAAGCCCAGTAATTCCAATTCAAACTACGAAAAAGACGCAAGGAACAGAAAAAACCGGTACGATCGGAAGTGAATTTATTCCTGTAGAAATTCGCCTGCATACTTTTTCTAAACACTTGATATATGTACTTCACAGAAGTCGCAGTTTATCTCGTGGAAGAGATAGTAAAACTAAACGAGCCAGACGTTCTCGGTCTAGCAGTGAAAATCGTAGAAGATCAGGAAAATCAAGAAGTAGATCACGATCGCGAAATCCCACCTTGAAATCAATTCGACGAGATGATTTACGTAGTGATAAACCGCAAGGACGATTGCCCTCGAGGTAAATATAGAATAGATAAATACAATAATTTTGGGGAGCATTTAAATCATTaatagtataattttttgacaatttattttaGGTCAAGATCTAAATCAGAACAGAGGACCAAAA is from Planococcus citri chromosome 1, ihPlaCitr1.1, whole genome shotgun sequence and encodes:
- the LOC135832470 gene encoding CLK4-associating serine/arginine rich protein, with the translated sequence MHRSSHNMWHEARKQEKKIRCMLVDYQRRAQRRKDYYDKIKADPTQFLQLHGRPCKIHLDPAVCIAANSSVTMMPWQGNTDVMIDRFDVRAHLDMIPEVQPSTGIHDDLSYEERQINYERYRILVQNDFFSIPEGKFLNQINLEEKFGPVLKNAEQEPSKKRPSVAIGYNYDDDSANNSPLVRVEEPKKDSSTLNSDEEKDEDSESDIDLDLTVDVSKIETQQANELNTCAHSYGMITNDFFSFLNNDLEEAENMRMVKEQEEEKAMFSGRKSRKERRAFRERTLVGRKLSPPSYAWRKSPSYEDYKALMSSNRSRSKSASPQNSGKITYITSFGGDEPAATGSNLEKPSNSNSNYEKDARNRKNRSRSLSRGRDSKTKRARRSRSSSENRRRSGKSRSRSRSRNPTLKSIRRDDLRSDKPQGRLPSRSRSKSEQRTKTPPRISPKNSPTENSTPSGSGLGLSGNSAGAKAIPRYYGRRKEESSSELSLTSDDESSKQSQTSKSKVNQASGPSRLNTSIKANNTDKLTPQERLKRKRQVLLNKQFKADKRAEREKVMKMVQERIDRAEEMKEISIKLRRRQRMLRHNDSPRRNSRSSSRSPSSSNEWRSSSRSPYRRSHRRSDRYRSPSNDSSGGSGRNDRRKSRRRRSSYSRSRSRSRGRSNSRTPTRRSRYSEERSNDRRQDDKFLKNIKECDKASRNRRYCTLSEERELARVQLEGKSDTNRRRNRDQRSPKRKLNDDNYSHDSTSDRRDRWGNDRYRDDHSRYPSHRPNSRDRYSRHDY